TGGCCCGATCAGGGACCGGACAAAGGCGAGCTGATCGTGGATTCCCGCCCGTACCCCATCCTGGACTGTGTTGTCGGGGCGACGGACGGAAACGAGCTGCAACTGGGCCCGGACGTCCGGGCCAAAAAAGGTTCAGAAGGCTGGACCTTCTTCGCCGCCCACATCATTGATAGCGACGAAGAGATTGCAGAAGGAACCCCCGCGTCCGTCTCAATCGACGCCGCCCACCGCCGGAACCTTTCAGCCGGCCATACGGCCTGCCACGCCGCGTCACTGGCACTGAACGCCCAACTCGCCGGTATGTGGTCAAAGGACGTCTCCACGGACGGGCTGGGACACCCGAACTTTGACGCCGCGGCGATCGACACGTCCACGATCCATGAACTGACGTCAGTGGATGTGTACCGCTTGGGTAAATCTCTGCGACGCAAAGGATTCAACGCCGCCGAATTCGTAGAGAACCTCGCCACTGTTGAACAGAAAACGAACGCCCTTCTTGAACAGTGGCGACAGGCCGGAGCCCCGATCAGTATCGAAACCGATGGAGACAAGCTCATCGACAGGCGCTACTGGGTCACTACACTTGAGGACCAAGAAGTGCGGATTCCCTGCGGCGGCACCCACATCACAGACCTCGGCGACCTTTCCGCCATCACCGTCACCCTGCTAGCTGAAGACGCCGACGGCGGGAAAGTCGTCACCATGACAACCTCCGCCCAGTAGGCAGGTCAATATACGCAGCTGTTGGGCAGCGTCCCACTCTTGGCTGTTCCACTTCTAAGGAAGTGGGACGGCCAACCGCATAGCGTTTAGGGCGCCTTCACCGGGCGTTTTTTCCGGGCGGGACTTACGGGAATCCCGTAGCCCTAGAACAGTGGGAACGCCGATACACCTTAGATGTGGCCGGTGGGGGGACCGGCCTACAGGCGCCGTAAACTGCGCGATCGCTTTCAGCTACGGTGCACGACTCCCAGTTGACCAAGATCGTCCGGAGTGCGGAGCTTGACGGGGCTCAGTCCGTCAGCTCGTCGGCCGGCGTCACGATGAGGTCTCCTCCGGCAGTTGACGATAGGCTGCGGCGAGAAGGGTGTCGATGTGCGCATTGCTCAACCGGCGGGCCTGTTCCGGGTTCGGTTCGAGGAGTGCCGTGACTAGCCGGAGATACTCCAGGTACATCTTGTCGGAGTCTTGGAGCCGCCAGTTGATGAGGTCTTCGAGGAGAAGCGTTCCAATTGCGAGGTCATGCTCGGCACGCTCTAGCTCCTGAGTGCCTGCCAGCCCGACTATCGCGACGTGTAGTTCGATATCCGCCATGGCTGCCGCGTCGCGCCGATCCGCGACCGACTCACGGATATAGGTGGCGAACGCCTCGCGAAGCCGGGTGCGGGCGTCCTCGGACGCGCGGTCGCATCGACCGGCCGCATAGCCCTCGAGTAGGCGGCGGGCTTCCAGGATGTTGGCGACCTCGCGGGTGGAGTAGGAACGCACGCGGGCGCTCTTGTACGGCTCCTGGTCGAGGTAAATGGCGGTGGCAGCATCGGGGCGCGGGGAAGTAGGCTCGATCAAGGCTCGTAGCTCCTGACTCTTGATGAATGCGTAGAGAACATCCATCACAGCAGGGCTACGAGCCCTTCAGCTTTCAAGACACGGAATCCGTTTCACCACGAACCACGGCGAGCCCCTTTAGCGCTCCGCCGAAGACCCCACATGATGCCCACAGAGAAGCAGCCCACCACCAATGCAATCATTCGAAGGTCCTGAGCTGCTACGGTCACACCACTACATGTCCCATAACGGCTAGCAAAAAAGCCCACGCGCGTTATCTCTCTTCATGTACGGTGCTGCATGCACCGGAACGTTCCCGCCCAGAAGCCAGAGGAGAGTTCCAAGAGGGTGCGCCACTGACAGGGCACAACGCCTCGCTGCCGGTGTCGCCGTCCTCGATGGAGCCGTCCTAACTCAGACAGACAGTCCAACGCCGTTTTTGCAGACCTTCAACACGGCCCGGCCGACCTGTTCGTGTTGAACATACTGATCGCCTCGGTTGTTTGGAGGACGTGGAGCGGTGTGCGGGTGCGTACTCCTCGCAGGCAGAGATATTCGTCGAGGAGCGCGGTGAAGTCAGTTTGGATGACGTCCACTCCGCGGTCGACGATCGGCCCCCAGCCTGCGTCGGCGCCGTTCAGAATGGCGACGCTGTCGTCCCAGCCGGCGTACATCGGGAGACCGTTTCCGAGGTCAAGGCCGTTGACGTAGCTGAAGATCCCGCTTGCACGCAGCCCCTGGATCCACTCCCTATCGCAGAACGGGTGCGAGGAGTCGCGTGCGACGAACTCAACGCCAATAACGTTCAGGTCAGGGTCGCGAATGATCGGATCGAGCTGCTCGACCGTTGAAGCTATCGGCAGGAGGGGGAACTTGACCTCGGCGCGCCGCGCCGCCTCGAATGCTTCGGCGTCGGCGGCGTCGACTTTCATCAGGAGACGGGGAGCGAGGTCGCGCTTTCCGAGCCAGGGAAGTAAATCCGAATCCGCCCAGTACCGCCAGGAGCGGTCGATATTGAGAATGACCCTGTCGGGGAGCGCGTCGAGGAGATCGTCGAGGCGCGTAACTCGGTAGAAAGGCGCCTTGGTTCGTTTCTCATAGGAGAGCTCGGCGATCTCATCGGAGGTGAAAGTTTCCAGGCTGTGGTTGAACCCGAATCGCTGCGGCTCTTGTCCGTCGTGAAACATGAAGTAGTCGCCGTCGCGGGAGCGGAGGACATCCATCTCGACGAGATCTCCGCCGCTGCGTTCGGCAGCGATGAGGGCGCCGATCGTGTTCTCTTGCAGCATTCCGCCGGGCTGTCCGCGGTGCACGGCGATGAGCGTTCCCCGCTCGGCGAACATGCCGTTCAGGTGAGCATTGATGTCGGAAAACTGATTCTGTCCAAACATGTGTGTGTTTTTTCCTTCTGCGGTGCCGCCAGGGCATCCAGTCGTTTCGGTGAAGACGGCTATCTGTCGGCGCTCGTCGCGAACGAGCGCTTAAATCGGGTCTTGGGGTTGCTGGCGCGGCCGTAGACGACCCACAGCGCGATGGCGGAGATGACCATGAGCAGGACTGCGTAGACATACACCAATGCGGTGGAGTCATCGACGGTTTCGCCGCTGGTGGCGTTCTTGATCACGATACCCAGGGGCTGTAGCAGCGGGTAGGCCAGGAACGCTGCGGAGTCGTACTCATCGAGCAGTGATGAGAAATTCAGCACCATGATGGCCGCTGCCGTTGGGATCACTGCGGGCACAACCACGACGCGGAACGAGCGCAGTGGCTTGGCGCCGAGGATCGCTGCCGCTTCCTCTTGGTGGTCGGGGACGCCCGCGAATGCGGCTTTCAGGAGCCTCAGGGTGAAGGGGATTTTCCCGAGCACGTAGGCAATCCCGAGGATCAAGCTTGTGCCGGTGAGTACCTTGCCGAACACTGCAGGTTGAGGGTGGTCGAAAGTGAGGATGAGACCCAGAGCGATGGTCGTCGCAGGAAGCAGCCACGGAATGTACAGGGCGTACTCCAGGATCTGTGTGAACCAGTTCCTGTGCTTCTGGAGCAGCCTTGCGGCGAAGAGGATGAGCACGACGACGATGACTGAGGCTACCGCCGAGTACACGAGACTGACGAGGAAGGGCTGGAAGCCGCGTTCCGTCGTTAGCACGGTGATGTAGTTGTCTAAGGTGAAGCTGTCCCAGGTGAGATCGCCCGAGTTGATGGCGCGTGCGTTGGTGAATGAAAAGATCGTGATGAGCACCGGCGGAAGGATATATACGGCCCACAACAGGTAGGCGATGATGTGTACGGTCACGGACGCTGCGCGATTGCGAATGGGTTGTTTCTGAAGTGGGGCGGCCACCTTTGCTACCGAGAAGTAGGTACCGTACTTCTCGACGCGGTTAAGGATCGCGAGCAGGATGATTGTCGCGACACCCAGCACGAGCGCGAGAGTGGCAGCGAGGTCTCGCGAGGAGATGGTCCGGGAGAAGTTCAGGATCATCGGGGCAACGGTCTGGAAGTCCCGCCCACCGAGCACCTGTGGTGCGGCGAGAGCGCTCAAGCCGCCGAGAAAGGTCAGCACGGTAATTGCGAATGTCATCGGCTTGAGGAGTGGCAGAATGACGCGCCAGAGGAGTGTTCTATCGCTCGCACCGAGCATGCGTGCTGCCTCAACCGTCTGGAAGTCGATCTTGCTGACGGCAGCCGAAAGGAACAGCAGATGGTTGCCGGTGGAGGCGAAAGTCATCACCATGACGACGGCGAACATGCCCGAGAACCAGTTCGGGTCGAGGTTCGGCAGGAAGTTGCTCAGCAGCTTGGTGACGAGACCGGTAGGGCCGTATACCTGCCGGTAGCCGAAGATGAGGACGATCCCGCCACAGACGAGGGTTGTGGCGTACCCGACCCAGAGGATCTTCGCGCCCCGGATCGCGTAGAAGCGTGTGACCAGGACGATGAAGATGCCCACGATGTTGACGGTGACGGCGAGAACCGCGGCGAGCACGAAGCTGTTGGCGAGCGATTGCATCGAACGCTCCGAGCTGATCAGCCGCTCGAACGCACGGAACGAAACCGCTCCGGTGCCGTCGGTAAAAACAGCTGCGAGGACGGAGATGTTGGGAAGGAGGAGGAAGACGGCAATGACCCAGAGCAGCACCGCAATGATGGTGACATTCAGCGGGCTTCGGAGCATGCGGCGGATGCTTTTCATGATGCCACCCTGGAATACATGACACGAGCGCCGCTCTGGTCGTACTGCAAAACATCCTCGACGTGGAGTCTGACTTTGACAGCGTCACCTGCGGCCCGACGGGAGTCGCCGTCGTCGAGAACACGGGCGCGAATAGTGCCAGCGGCACCGAGATCGATGACGTACTCGGAGTTGGCACCGAAGTAGCTGCGGCGCTCGATAGTGCCAGCGACCGTGAAGCCGTTGTCGGGTTCTCCGGGCTCGACGAAACGAACCTTCTCTGACCGGAGGTAGCTGTTGCGGGAGGGGTCGAGCAATGGCGCCGCGGCGTCGCGCATCCGCTCGAGCAGTGCGTGGCTGAGCCTGTTGGCTTCCCCGATGAATGTGCACACAAACTCTGTAGCGGAGTGGGAGTAGATTTCCTCGGGAGTGCCGAGTTGTTCGATCTTGCCGGCGTTCATTACTGCGATGCGGTCCGACATCGCGAGGGCCTCGTCCTGGTCGTGCGTGACGTAGACGGTGGTGATACCCACGCGCTGCTGCAAATCCTTCAGCTGAACCCGAAGCTGCTGGCGCAGTTTGGCGTCGAGGTTCGATAGCGGCTCGTCGAGGAGGAGCAGACGAGGGTTCGGGGCGAGAGAGCGCGCGATGGCGACTCGCTGTTGCTGCCCTCCGGACAGGTCGCTGATGCTTTTGTCCAGCTGCTCGGGGCGAAGATCCACAGTGGCGGCGACCTCTGCGACCTTTGACCGAATTTCCTTGGGCGTCAGCCGTTTCGTCCGCAGGCCGAACGCGATGTTCTCTCCGACGTTCATCGAAGGGAACAGCGCGTAATTCTGGAAGACCATACCGAGTTGGCGTTGGTCGCTTCGGGCGCGGGTGACATCCCGGCCGTCGATCGTGATGGTGCCGGATGTGGGGTCGATGAGACCGGCGAGTGTGCGAAGGGCTGTTGTCTTGCCGCAGCCGGAGGGACCGAGGAGGGTGAAGAACTCACCCTCCTCAATTTCCATGTTGAAGCTGGGCAGGGCGACAAACCCGGGGAACTCGACGCGGATGTCGGAGAAAGTAATCATTGGTTCTTCCGGTTGAAGTGGGGCGGCCTTGCGGTTCTCAGCCGATGTGCTTGAGCTCGATCTCTTCGATCCATGAGGGCAGGTTTTCGCTCACCCAGCCCCAGTCGATGTCCTGCTTCTTGAACGCCGTCGTCGCTGCGACCGCCTTCGGGTCCGCGTCACCGATGGCGACCTGGTTAGTGGGAGCGGTGAAGAACTTCTTCGACCAACCTGCCTGGACCTTTGCGCTGCCGAACCAGTCGACGAATTGCTTTGCACGCTCAGCCCGACCGCTGCCCTTGGCGATGCCGACGTTTTGGGTGCCGAAGGGCACGCCCACCGAGCTGGGAACGGCGGTGGTGGCGATGCCGTATTGCTTTTCGCGGCTGGCCTTGCCCGCGAGGAACATCTGGCCGGTGTTTACCTGTCCAGCAGCCATGCGCGAGTACAGGTCCACGCCCTCCACCTCGGGGTTGGAGTGCTCGAAGAACTCATGGATGGCTTTCCAGCCCTCGTCACTAATTCCGAGGTTGCCGTTGTCATCGCGGTACCGAGCGAGGAAACCGATGAGGATCATCTGGGAGGTCGTTCCGCCCAATGCCCGGGGGCTCTGATAAGTGCCGTGGAAGGCCGGGTCCTTGAAGAGGCTGGTCCAGTCCTGCGGCGCGCCCTTTCCTCCTGGATAAGCGGCATCGTTGTAATAGAGAGAGAAAGGCTCCTGCACGATCGAGTAGTAGGTGCCGTCCTCATCGGCGGGCTCCACTTCGCCGGCCCACTCGGGCTTGAACGACTGCAGCGCGCCGGCAGCCTTCATTGCGCGGAACTGGAGATCAGTGGGACCGAAGATCACGTCGGCTACGGGGTTGTTGACCTCGGCACTAACTCGAGCGGTGAGGTCCGCGCCACCGATGTCTACGAACTCGATATCAAACCCTGCAGCCTTGGCTTCCGCGGCTAGGTAATCGCCGCGGCCGTCACTGACAGAGTTCGAATAGATGACCAGCGGCCCCGCGTCGGCGGTGGCCCCTTCGTGGTTTGAACCTCCGGTGCTGCAGGAGGCGAGGCTGAGTGCCAGGGCGCCGGTGGCGACGATGGAGATGAACTTTTTCATGCTGTCTCTCTTCATTGTGAGCACAACGGTGGTGGGGGACCGCGTGCGATTCAGGCTGGAGCTTCAACTGCTGTGCTGCGCAATGCGAACCAGTCGGCGCAAATTCTGCAC
This window of the Arthrobacter sp. StoSoilB5 genome carries:
- a CDS encoding metal-dependent hydrolase, coding for MSEPLIETTVSYPSGALTSTGTVLRTVPVGDGRQAVILDTTACHPTDSAWPDQGPDKGELIVDSRPYPILDCVVGATDGNELQLGPDVRAKKGSEGWTFFAAHIIDSDEEIAEGTPASVSIDAAHRRNLSAGHTACHAASLALNAQLAGMWSKDVSTDGLGHPNFDAAAIDTSTIHELTSVDVYRLGKSLRRKGFNAAEFVENLATVEQKTNALLEQWRQAGAPISIETDGDKLIDRRYWVTTLEDQEVRIPCGGTHITDLGDLSAITVTLLAEDADGGKVVTMTTSAQ
- a CDS encoding FCD domain-containing protein, with the translated sequence MIEPTSPRPDAATAIYLDQEPYKSARVRSYSTREVANILEARRLLEGYAAGRCDRASEDARTRLREAFATYIRESVADRRDAAAMADIELHVAIVGLAGTQELERAEHDLAIGTLLLEDLINWRLQDSDKMYLEYLRLVTALLEPNPEQARRLSNAHIDTLLAAAYRQLPEETSS
- a CDS encoding glycerophosphodiester phosphodiesterase family protein codes for the protein MFGQNQFSDINAHLNGMFAERGTLIAVHRGQPGGMLQENTIGALIAAERSGGDLVEMDVLRSRDGDYFMFHDGQEPQRFGFNHSLETFTSDEIAELSYEKRTKAPFYRVTRLDDLLDALPDRVILNIDRSWRYWADSDLLPWLGKRDLAPRLLMKVDAADAEAFEAARRAEVKFPLLPIASTVEQLDPIIRDPDLNVIGVEFVARDSSHPFCDREWIQGLRASGIFSYVNGLDLGNGLPMYAGWDDSVAILNGADAGWGPIVDRGVDVIQTDFTALLDEYLCLRGVRTRTPLHVLQTTEAISMFNTNRSAGPC
- a CDS encoding iron ABC transporter permease; the protein is MKSIRRMLRSPLNVTIIAVLLWVIAVFLLLPNISVLAAVFTDGTGAVSFRAFERLISSERSMQSLANSFVLAAVLAVTVNIVGIFIVLVTRFYAIRGAKILWVGYATTLVCGGIVLIFGYRQVYGPTGLVTKLLSNFLPNLDPNWFSGMFAVVMVMTFASTGNHLLFLSAAVSKIDFQTVEAARMLGASDRTLLWRVILPLLKPMTFAITVLTFLGGLSALAAPQVLGGRDFQTVAPMILNFSRTISSRDLAATLALVLGVATIILLAILNRVEKYGTYFSVAKVAAPLQKQPIRNRAASVTVHIIAYLLWAVYILPPVLITIFSFTNARAINSGDLTWDSFTLDNYITVLTTERGFQPFLVSLVYSAVASVIVVVLILFAARLLQKHRNWFTQILEYALYIPWLLPATTIALGLILTFDHPQPAVFGKVLTGTSLILGIAYVLGKIPFTLRLLKAAFAGVPDHQEEAAAILGAKPLRSFRVVVVPAVIPTAAAIMVLNFSSLLDEYDSAAFLAYPLLQPLGIVIKNATSGETVDDSTALVYVYAVLLMVISAIALWVVYGRASNPKTRFKRSFATSADR
- a CDS encoding ABC transporter ATP-binding protein yields the protein MITFSDIRVEFPGFVALPSFNMEIEEGEFFTLLGPSGCGKTTALRTLAGLIDPTSGTITIDGRDVTRARSDQRQLGMVFQNYALFPSMNVGENIAFGLRTKRLTPKEIRSKVAEVAATVDLRPEQLDKSISDLSGGQQQRVAIARSLAPNPRLLLLDEPLSNLDAKLRQQLRVQLKDLQQRVGITTVYVTHDQDEALAMSDRIAVMNAGKIEQLGTPEEIYSHSATEFVCTFIGEANRLSHALLERMRDAAAPLLDPSRNSYLRSEKVRFVEPGEPDNGFTVAGTIERRSYFGANSEYVIDLGAAGTIRARVLDDGDSRRAAGDAVKVRLHVEDVLQYDQSGARVMYSRVAS
- a CDS encoding extracellular solute-binding protein; this translates as MKKFISIVATGALALSLASCSTGGSNHEGATADAGPLVIYSNSVSDGRGDYLAAEAKAAGFDIEFVDIGGADLTARVSAEVNNPVADVIFGPTDLQFRAMKAAGALQSFKPEWAGEVEPADEDGTYYSIVQEPFSLYYNDAAYPGGKGAPQDWTSLFKDPAFHGTYQSPRALGGTTSQMILIGFLARYRDDNGNLGISDEGWKAIHEFFEHSNPEVEGVDLYSRMAAGQVNTGQMFLAGKASREKQYGIATTAVPSSVGVPFGTQNVGIAKGSGRAERAKQFVDWFGSAKVQAGWSKKFFTAPTNQVAIGDADPKAVAATTAFKKQDIDWGWVSENLPSWIEEIELKHIG